CTGCATTGAAATCATCGTTCCAGAAACTTCAGTTGATGAAGGGGTGCGTAACATGAGTTAATTTAATTGACCAGCTATTTACAGGCACCACTTTAAAGTGGTGTCCATGTCAAAATCATAAGCATTAAAAGGTGCAAGTATCTACTCTTTGAGCTGCTCTGACTTTACATCTTGATCAACTGATATGTGTCATCTCATTCACAGAAAACTGTGCTACAGCTCCTTCTGTTACCTCCATGAAGCCTTTAAAGTGAGCGCTATCCAGATGACTCTGGAGTGATTCGTGATTTTTCCAGTTTTCAAAAACCAAAAAATGAGCTGAATTATTATTATCCTGATGCAAGTCGTAACTGATGCAACCATCCTCAGTACGAGTAATATCGACCAATTTCTGTAACTCCCCTTTAACCTCTTCAACCTTACTGTCACAGGCTATGACATTGGCAACTATAGTCAGTTTTGTCATAAAGTCTCCTCAGCATCATCAACGACTTAAATAACAGAAATAATAGCTGTTCCATGATCGCACATCGACTTTATAATCAAATCATATTCTCAAAGCCTGACATGCTATATCTTTTCCATGAGTGGGCATTTTCAGAGGCATCATAAACTCAGGATTATCAAATAATGACCGTTAAAGACCACCCCATTCCAAACTTCTCCGACCGTTCGCTCTACACTGAGCTGCGTCTTCAGGAAAACTGGAAGCAAACGCTGCAACTGACTAACGGTGATGTCACCAGCAACTCGGTCGAAACCGTCAGCGGTGCTTCAGCCAGAGTTTGTGATCAGGGACAGTGGGGCTTCGCTTCACTGCCGGAAATAACCAGCGAGGCCATTAAAGCGGTTCTGCAGGAAGCAAGTAACAATGCTGCCTTTCTCGCGCGTCATCAGGGGCAATCATCCAGCAGCTTGTCTGAATCTACGTTCTCTGTGAAGAAAGACCTCTCCAGCCGTTTACCTGCAACATCACTGGAGCAACGACTGACTTTTCTGAAAACACTGGATCAATACATTCTGGACCACTGCCCGAACCTTGAAAGCCGGATCCTTCGATTGCACCTGGAAACCATCAGCAAACGAATTCAAACCAGTACCGGCTCGGAAGGCTTCACCTGCGTCCCCAGAACCGTCCTGTATATCTATCTGACCATTAACAACGATCAGCTAGAGCCAGTGGAGCTGATGCACAGTATCAGTGAACGGGGAGAATATCAGGATGTTTTCACGGAACCCTCCAGCCTGTTTGACGACATTGACAATCTATATCAGCAACTGTTGGATAAAAAAGAAGCGATTCCAGCCAAAGCAGGTTATAAAGACGTTATTCTGGCTTCAGAACTGTCCGGTTTACTGGCTCACGAGGCCATCGGCCATCCAACAGAAGCAGATCTGGTGATGGCAGGTTCCGTTGCGGCAGAGCTGCAGGGCAAGCAGGTCGCCAGCCCGCTGATCAGCATGATGGACTTTGCTCACTCCTACCGGGATGAAACCCTGCCCGTTCCTGTTTTTATTGATGATGAAGGCAGCGAACCGGAAGATGCAGTATTGATAGATCAGGGCAAACTGACCGAGTTCATGCACAATCGCTACAGTGCAGCTCAGCTCGGGCAACCGCTCTCAGGCAACGCCCGGGCCTTTAAATACTTTGACGAACCGCTGATTCGTATGCGCAACACCGCTATTCTGCCCGGCAATGACAAGCTGGAAGATATGATTGCCTCCATTGACGACGGTTACTACCTGATTAAAAGCAACAATGGTGAAGCCGATGCCACTGCCGAGTTTATGTTTGGTGTTACCCTTGGTTACGAAATAAAAAATGGAAAACTGGGGCGCGCCATTGAAGACACCACCATTTCCGGCATGGCTTTTGACGTATTAAACACAGTCACCATGGTGTCCAATGACCTGCATTGGGAATGCTCCGGCTACTGTGGCAAAAAACAAGTCATTCCTGTCGCCTGTGGCGGCCCAGCCATAAAGTGCAAAGTGCATATTGGTGGGGAATGACCCTATCTGGAAGCTGAAACTTCTAAAATAAAGGCTATTGTTTGGAACCGGGAAACACTTTGGAAAATGCTCTTTGGAAAAATTCTTTGACAACTATTCCTGATAACGTTGTCGATTCTTTGAAGGTGCTTTCAGTAAGGGTGGGCGGTATATAACTTGTAGTCCTGTAAGTAATCGTTCCAGAGTCCTGAGGTAGTTGCACATCGATCGCTCTGGAACTCTCTCCGGGACGACTGACAGGTTGAATATCAACCCCAAGGGTAATGTTCGTTGGCCAGATGTTCATCCGGACAAACTGGTTGTGACTATTAAACTCTATTGTGCCGGTTATTATCTGATTCATAACTCTCTGGTTATGATATTCGATATCGTAGACTCTACCGCCCCCGCCATCCTGCCTGAATGAAAGACAATGAAACACAGGGTAAAGTGGATACCCGCTCATAGTGATAACCGGTAAGCTCGGCATGAAGAAAAGCCAGTTCGGGTCTGCCGGTTCAGAATAGTCATTTAGATGCATAGCACTGCCTGTGAAGTGATTACTGCTAAATTGCAACCCCAAAAAAGAGCCCGTTGTTATCTGATAGTCCCGAGCATCCAATTCTGTGTCAGGGTCTGTTGAGACGATCAGGTGACTGACAGGCGGGCTTTCTTGCGATCCGACCATGATTTTAAATGCTTGCTCACCAAAAGTGAGCATTGGCATAAACAATAAAGCAAAGAAAAATACTGTTTTCACAGCTTCCACACCTGTCTTCCTCAAGGTCAGTCATTATTAATGAGCCATGTGGCTTATAGAAAGGAGCCTTGCTACCAATCAATCCGATGAAAGATTTAAATGCAGGCAATATTTTGTAAAAAGCAATGCATCATTAACGGATACAGCTTCATTGGCGTGCCCTGAAAAGTTAATTCTATTTTTAAGCGGATAAAGTATAGTGCAGACTGTGAATGGAATGGTTTGGTCAATATACATCGTCTGAACTATCTTTTAAGGCTTCAATAGAAAATGAACCAAGACTCTTATTCTCATTATCTGGATTACGCACAGAAAAAGCTGCAACAGGTTGGCTTTGAAAAAAGCCTGTGCTCACTCTCCAGCGACTACAAACAAGAACTTAATGTTGAAAACGGCGTCATTACGCTACTGCGCAGCGGCAGTGACAGAGAGCTCTACCTCAGCGGGATCATTGACCGAAAGAAAGCATCACTGTCGATTAACGACCTGAGCCACAGTCGCATTGATTCAGCAATTACAGAACTTCTGCACATGGCCAGAGGCTCTGAGGCAGACGATGCCTATGACATTGCTCCGGCACAACCGGCCGGTGTTTTTACTGCCGGGCCACAGCAGGCAGACCTTGATGCAATGTACGACAGCCTTAGTTCGTTTCTGACCTATCTGAAACGCCACCACCCGGATATTGTTATGACCGAGTGTTCGCTGGATTACACCCGCACTCACTCCAGAATGGTGAACAGCAATGGTATAGATTTCACTGAAACCCGTGGTAATTATAATGGCTCCGCGATGTTTAATGCGAAAGACGACCATGGCATTACCTCTCTGAACTATACCGGCTTCATGACGTTCAACCTCGACCAGCCATTCCATCAGTTTGGCTCCATTGAACAACTGCTCCGAAGCGCTGAAGCCGAACTCAGAGCCAGACCTTTACCAGCAAAGTTTACCGGTGATCTGATTATTACCCCGGACGCCATGGATGATTTTATCGGCTTTCTTATTGGCTCGGTGACGGATGGCCCGATGATTGCCAACACCTCACTGTATAAAGACCAACTGCACAAGCCTGTCACCAGTCATTGCCTGACCCTGAAAAGCCTGCCACTGGATGCCAACATGCCCAATGGTTACCCTTTCACCAGCGATGGCTTTAAAGCGGCCAATATGACCCTGCTTAACAACGGCGTTCTGGAAAGCTTTCTGTTGACCGATTACGGAGCCAGAAAAACCGGTCAGAAAAGAGCAGTTAACGAAGGAGGCTGCATGGTTCTGGAGCCGGGCGATCAGCCCTTGGCAGAGATGATTGCCAGTACCGAAGAGGGCGTTCTGCTTGGCCGTTTGTCCGCAGGCGCCCCGGCAGACAAGGGAGACTTTTCCGGGATTGCC
Above is a window of Endozoicomonas montiporae CL-33 DNA encoding:
- a CDS encoding putative quinol monooxygenase; the protein is MTKLTIVANVIACDSKVEEVKGELQKLVDITRTEDGCISYDLHQDNNNSAHFLVFENWKNHESLQSHLDSAHFKGFMEVTEGAVAQFSVNEMTHIS
- a CDS encoding TldD/PmbA family protein, yielding MTVKDHPIPNFSDRSLYTELRLQENWKQTLQLTNGDVTSNSVETVSGASARVCDQGQWGFASLPEITSEAIKAVLQEASNNAAFLARHQGQSSSSLSESTFSVKKDLSSRLPATSLEQRLTFLKTLDQYILDHCPNLESRILRLHLETISKRIQTSTGSEGFTCVPRTVLYIYLTINNDQLEPVELMHSISERGEYQDVFTEPSSLFDDIDNLYQQLLDKKEAIPAKAGYKDVILASELSGLLAHEAIGHPTEADLVMAGSVAAELQGKQVASPLISMMDFAHSYRDETLPVPVFIDDEGSEPEDAVLIDQGKLTEFMHNRYSAAQLGQPLSGNARAFKYFDEPLIRMRNTAILPGNDKLEDMIASIDDGYYLIKSNNGEADATAEFMFGVTLGYEIKNGKLGRAIEDTTISGMAFDVLNTVTMVSNDLHWECSGYCGKKQVIPVACGGPAIKCKVHIGGE
- a CDS encoding TldD/PmbA family protein, whose protein sequence is MNQDSYSHYLDYAQKKLQQVGFEKSLCSLSSDYKQELNVENGVITLLRSGSDRELYLSGIIDRKKASLSINDLSHSRIDSAITELLHMARGSEADDAYDIAPAQPAGVFTAGPQQADLDAMYDSLSSFLTYLKRHHPDIVMTECSLDYTRTHSRMVNSNGIDFTETRGNYNGSAMFNAKDDHGITSLNYTGFMTFNLDQPFHQFGSIEQLLRSAEAELRARPLPAKFTGDLIITPDAMDDFIGFLIGSVTDGPMIANTSLYKDQLHKPVTSHCLTLKSLPLDANMPNGYPFTSDGFKAANMTLLNNGVLESFLLTDYGARKTGQKRAVNEGGCMVLEPGDQPLAEMIASTEEGVLLGRLSAGAPADKGDFSGIAKNSYYIKDGEIQFPLTETMVSGNMAAILKSISDVSKEVVDFGDCRYPWLKAKTVNFS